A genome region from Sphaerisporangium krabiense includes the following:
- a CDS encoding FHA domain-containing protein — MTEQGVGVVRPLPGDGLIAHMGGLLLVCDAADGVAEELVTALRDTAAAGGDGRALARRVAQVLARAMTAEPVACAVAGRAGGGIAVLVSGDAQAAITGPGTDVRLDGKDALTWTDRLVTTQVSTVELRLPSAGRPFRQARLDAGVVPGGGLVSDLAEADGGLPARPAPRPEPAPRPAAHDPFPAAEAARPEPAPGPAAFGVEAPPPISSPPGVSAPPPPADLPGPPREYEQPFVPGPEAPRQAPGGGHTGAQEFDPFPPAGPPAGEPDHASGPLLEPTEMGPTPEPPSRPMVYGVDCQNDHFNDPRVPYCAVCGVALVQRNLVPYKGERPSLGVLALDDGMTLALDADYLLGRDPDRAPEVTSGEARPARVTSPDGSVSRRHLRVRLDGWDVNLVDLGSVNGTQVQPPGDPNFYDIPPNEPVPILPGTTVRIGVSRTMRYDGHRQG; from the coding sequence GTGACGGAGCAAGGCGTGGGGGTGGTGCGTCCGCTCCCCGGCGACGGGCTGATCGCTCATATGGGCGGCCTGCTGCTGGTGTGCGACGCGGCCGACGGCGTCGCCGAGGAGCTGGTGACGGCGCTGCGGGACACCGCGGCGGCCGGAGGTGACGGCCGTGCGCTGGCCCGGCGCGTCGCCCAGGTCCTCGCGCGGGCGATGACGGCCGAGCCGGTCGCCTGCGCGGTCGCCGGGCGCGCCGGCGGCGGCATCGCGGTGCTGGTCAGCGGCGACGCCCAGGCGGCCATCACCGGGCCGGGCACCGACGTCCGCCTGGACGGCAAGGACGCGCTCACCTGGACCGACCGCCTGGTCACCACGCAGGTGAGCACGGTCGAGCTGCGGCTGCCCAGTGCGGGCCGCCCGTTCAGGCAGGCCCGGCTGGACGCCGGCGTGGTCCCCGGCGGCGGCCTGGTCTCCGACCTCGCCGAGGCGGACGGCGGCCTGCCCGCCCGTCCCGCGCCGCGTCCGGAGCCCGCGCCCCGCCCGGCGGCCCACGACCCGTTCCCCGCCGCCGAGGCCGCGCGTCCCGAGCCGGCGCCCGGCCCGGCCGCGTTCGGCGTGGAGGCGCCGCCGCCGATCTCCTCCCCGCCCGGCGTGAGCGCGCCCCCGCCGCCCGCCGACCTGCCCGGCCCGCCGCGCGAGTACGAGCAGCCGTTCGTCCCCGGTCCCGAGGCGCCGCGGCAGGCCCCCGGCGGCGGCCACACCGGCGCCCAGGAGTTCGACCCCTTCCCGCCCGCCGGTCCTCCCGCGGGCGAGCCCGACCACGCCTCCGGCCCGCTCCTGGAGCCCACCGAGATGGGGCCCACGCCCGAGCCGCCGAGCCGTCCCATGGTGTACGGGGTGGACTGCCAGAACGACCACTTCAACGACCCGCGGGTGCCCTACTGCGCGGTGTGCGGGGTGGCCCTGGTGCAGCGCAACCTCGTGCCCTACAAGGGGGAGCGGCCCTCGCTCGGGGTGCTCGCCCTCGACGACGGCATGACGCTGGCCCTCGACGCCGACTACCTGCTCGGCCGCGACCCCGATCGCGCGCCCGAGGTCACCTCCGGCGAGGCGCGCCCGGCCCGGGTGACCAGCCCCGACGGCTCGGTCTCCCGCCGCCACCTGCGCGTGCGGCTGGACGGCTGGGACGTCAACCTGGTGGACCTCGGATCGGTCAACGGCACCCAGGTGCAGCCGCCGGGGGATCCGAACTTCTACGACATCCCGCCGAACGAGCCGGTGCCGATCCTGCCGGGCACGACCGTGCGCATCGGCGTCTCGCGCACCATGCGCTACGACGGCCACCGGCAGGGCTGA
- a CDS encoding class II aldolase/adducin family protein, whose translation MRLAEERALLCETGRRMVGDGLVLGTSGNVSVRRGDLVAVTPGGVALDALTPGDCPVLDLSGEVVEGARDPSSEVPMHLAIYESTGTAAIVHTHSTYAVVVSATMRELPPIHYNTLLLGGTVRVAPYATYGTPELAAHVGAALEGRQAALMQNHGAVAVGADLPRALEGARLLEWLCAVYVQAKAIGEPRVLTEEELVAVIGRAAQGPRGATPPGGR comes from the coding sequence GTGAGGCTGGCCGAGGAGCGCGCGCTGCTGTGCGAGACCGGCCGGCGCATGGTCGGGGACGGCCTGGTGCTCGGCACCTCCGGCAACGTCAGCGTGCGGCGCGGCGACCTGGTCGCGGTCACGCCCGGCGGGGTGGCCCTGGACGCGCTCACCCCCGGGGACTGCCCGGTGCTGGACCTGTCCGGCGAGGTGGTGGAGGGGGCGCGCGACCCGTCCTCGGAGGTGCCCATGCACCTGGCGATCTACGAGAGCACCGGCACGGCGGCGATCGTGCACACCCATTCCACCTACGCGGTGGTGGTGTCGGCGACGATGCGCGAGCTGCCGCCGATCCACTACAACACGCTGCTGCTCGGCGGCACTGTCCGCGTGGCCCCCTACGCGACCTACGGCACCCCCGAGCTGGCCGCCCACGTCGGCGCGGCGCTGGAGGGCAGACAGGCGGCCCTCATGCAGAACCACGGGGCCGTGGCCGTCGGCGCCGACCTCCCCCGCGCCCTGGAGGGCGCGCGGCTGCTGGAGTGGCTGTGCGCGGTCTACGTGCAGGCCAAGGCGATCGGCGAGCCGCGCGTGCTCACCGAGGAGGAGCTGGTGGCCGTGATCGGCCGCGCCGCCCAGGGACCGCGGGGCGCCACCCCGCCGGGCGGCCGGTAG